A genomic segment from Nicotiana sylvestris chromosome 1, ASM39365v2, whole genome shotgun sequence encodes:
- the LOC104223451 gene encoding transmembrane emp24 domain-containing protein p24beta3 produces METTTGDGIRRSKVFALVAILLFSFVNDITALSVTVNDEECVYEYVLYENDMISGNFVVVDHDIFWSSDHPGIDFVVTAPGENVVHTMKGTSGDKFEFKAPRSGMYKFCFKNPYSTPETVSFYIHIGHIPNEHDLAKDEHLDPINVKIAELREALESVTSEQKYLRARDARHRHTNESTRKRVIFYTIGEYLLLILASGLQVLYIRQLFSKSVGYNRV; encoded by the exons ATGGAAACAACAACCGGAGACGGAATCAGGCGGTCAAAGGTCTTCGCTTTGGTGGCAATTCTTCTATTCAGTTTCGTGAACGACATAACGGCGTTATCGGTAACGGTAAACGATGAGGAATGCGTGTACGAGTACGTTCTCTATGAAAACGACATGATTTCTGGAAACTTCGTCGTCGTTGATCATGACATCTTTTGGAGTTCCGATCATCCCGGCATCGATTTCGTC GTGACAGCACCCGGGGAAAATGTTGTACACACAATGAAGGGAACATCTGGGGATAAATTTGAGTTCAAGGCCCCTCGGAGTGGGATGTACAAGTTCTGTTTTAAGAATCCTTATTCAACACCAGAAACAGTCTCTTTCTACATACATATTGGACACATCCCCAATGAGCATGACCTTGCTAAAGATG AACATTTGGACCCCATTAATGTCAAAATTGCTGAACTAAGAGAGGCATTGGAGTCGGTTACTTCAGAGCAGAAGTACCTAAGAGCACGTGATGCTCGGCATCGTCATA CTAATGAAAGCACAAGGAAGCGTGTTATATTTTACACAATTGGAGAGTATCTGTTGCTTATATTGGCAAGCGGGCTTCAAGTTCTGTATATCCGACAACTATTCAGCAAGTCAGTTGGCTATAaccgggtttga